A stretch of the Porifericola rhodea genome encodes the following:
- a CDS encoding bifunctional alpha/beta hydrolase/OsmC family protein — protein MTALKVQFKNKEGLQLAARLEKPANNTPKAYAIFAHCFTCSKNLTAIANISRALTQVGYAVLRFDFAGLGESEGDFADTNFTSNVSDLEAAADYLTKEYEAPKLLIGHSLGGTAVLVASLNIKSAEAVVTIGSPAEPQHVTHLLTTDIDEIEKEGKAEVNIGGRSFMIKKQFLDDLEQVHKHHRIEEIKRPLLILHSPIDNVVSIDNAADIYKQAFHPKSFVSLDQADHLLSNKEDSMYVGNIIASWVSRYIKTQDVTPLKTDKHLVTRTKDSFTTEIMTEQHSLIADEPQDAGGTDLGPSPYELLAASLGACTGMTLRMYADHKKWPLQEVRVHLKHEKIHAEDCKECEEDAKKIDHIERIIEIEGDLDQKQKERLLEIANKCPVHKTLNSPTKIITELREA, from the coding sequence ATGACAGCATTGAAAGTTCAATTCAAAAATAAAGAAGGCCTGCAGTTGGCAGCACGACTGGAAAAACCTGCGAATAATACCCCTAAAGCTTATGCCATCTTTGCTCATTGTTTTACATGTAGTAAAAACCTTACAGCAATTGCTAACATAAGCAGAGCACTTACCCAGGTCGGATATGCTGTACTCAGGTTTGATTTTGCTGGTTTAGGAGAAAGTGAGGGTGACTTTGCAGATACCAACTTTACCTCTAATGTAAGCGACCTGGAAGCCGCCGCAGACTATCTGACGAAAGAGTACGAAGCACCCAAGCTGTTGATAGGTCACTCTTTAGGAGGAACTGCAGTATTGGTTGCCAGCCTAAATATTAAATCCGCAGAAGCAGTCGTTACCATTGGCTCTCCGGCAGAGCCCCAGCATGTAACACACTTACTAACCACTGATATTGATGAGATTGAAAAAGAAGGGAAAGCTGAAGTAAATATCGGAGGAAGATCATTTATGATCAAAAAGCAATTTTTGGATGACCTGGAGCAGGTACACAAACATCATAGAATTGAAGAAATTAAAAGACCACTTCTGATACTACACTCCCCAATTGATAATGTAGTATCCATTGATAATGCAGCGGATATTTATAAACAGGCTTTTCACCCCAAGTCATTTGTTTCACTAGACCAGGCGGATCACTTACTTAGCAATAAGGAAGATTCTATGTATGTAGGAAATATAATAGCCTCTTGGGTAAGTCGTTACATTAAAACTCAGGACGTTACGCCTCTCAAAACTGACAAACATCTGGTAACTCGCACTAAAGATAGTTTTACTACTGAAATTATGACCGAGCAGCACTCTTTAATCGCAGATGAACCTCAGGATGCAGGAGGAACTGACCTTGGCCCCTCCCCTTACGAACTATTAGCCGCTAGCCTGGGAGCCTGTACTGGTATGACATTAAGGATGTATGCGGACCATAAAAAATGGCCTCTACAAGAAGTTAGGGTTCATTTAAAGCACGAAAAAATTCATGCAGAGGATTGTAAAGAGTGTGAGGAGGACGCAAAAAAGATTGATCACATAGAAAGGATCATTGAAATTGAGGGAGATTTGGATCAAAAACAAAAAGAAAGACTACTGGAAATAGCGAATAAATGTCCGGTACATAAGACACTAAACTCTCCGACCAAAATCATCACAGAGTTGAGAGAAGCATAG
- a CDS encoding DEAD/DEAH box helicase — protein MQKLKDNHINSTDNLTFKDFNFQEQLQEGISAMGFEQPTPVQEQAIPSILEGKDVIACAQTGTGKTAAYLLPTLNDLVKNRNENISTLIIVPTRELAVQIDQQLEGFSYFTSISSITIYGGSDGATFDRQKSALKKGTNIIVATPGKLMSHLNLGYVNLDNLRHFILDEADRMLDMGFFDDIMRISSYLPKKKQTLLFSATMPPKIRQLAKNIQEEPLEINIAVSKTAKGILQAAFVLFDDQKLPLLEHLLKAKKVGSLIVFCARKVTVKEISKALDKLDYDIAAIHSDLDQSEREDIMRRFRNKQLQVLVATDILSRGIDVDGIELVINYDVPNDAEDYVHRVGRTARADKKGAAFTFIGPKEQRSFGQIETLIGEEITKAKLPEHMGETPTYNPNNGRNGKSRNKGRNGRKGRRKS, from the coding sequence GTGCAAAAGCTAAAAGATAACCACATTAATTCTACAGATAATTTGACGTTTAAAGATTTCAACTTTCAAGAACAACTTCAGGAAGGTATAAGCGCGATGGGATTTGAGCAACCTACTCCGGTTCAGGAACAAGCCATACCCTCCATACTAGAAGGCAAAGATGTAATAGCATGCGCACAGACCGGAACGGGAAAAACTGCTGCTTATCTACTTCCAACCCTCAATGATTTAGTAAAAAACAGGAACGAAAATATCAGTACGCTGATTATTGTGCCTACTCGTGAGCTTGCCGTTCAGATAGACCAGCAGCTGGAAGGTTTTTCGTACTTCACTTCTATTAGTTCAATTACTATTTATGGAGGGAGTGATGGAGCAACTTTTGATCGTCAGAAGTCTGCACTCAAAAAAGGTACAAATATTATTGTCGCGACTCCCGGCAAACTTATGTCTCATCTTAATCTGGGCTATGTTAATCTGGATAACCTGCGTCATTTCATATTGGATGAGGCTGATCGTATGCTGGATATGGGCTTCTTTGACGATATTATGAGAATAAGCAGCTATCTGCCAAAGAAAAAACAGACCCTGCTATTTTCTGCTACTATGCCTCCTAAAATCAGGCAATTGGCTAAAAATATTCAGGAAGAACCTCTGGAGATAAATATTGCAGTTTCCAAAACAGCTAAAGGGATATTGCAGGCTGCCTTCGTCTTGTTTGACGATCAGAAATTACCTTTGCTTGAGCACTTACTAAAAGCTAAAAAAGTAGGCTCTCTTATTGTGTTTTGTGCACGCAAAGTTACGGTAAAAGAGATTAGCAAAGCGCTGGATAAGCTGGATTATGATATTGCCGCTATCCACTCTGACCTTGACCAGAGCGAGCGGGAAGACATTATGAGACGTTTTAGAAATAAGCAGTTACAAGTGCTGGTAGCTACTGATATACTCTCTCGTGGTATAGATGTAGACGGTATAGAATTGGTAATTAACTACGATGTTCCTAATGATGCGGAAGATTATGTGCACCGGGTAGGTAGAACCGCTCGTGCAGATAAAAAAGGAGCTGCATTCACTTTTATTGGACCAAAAGAACAACGTTCTTTCGGACAAATAGAGACTCTCATTGGTGAAGAAATCACTAAAGCTAAGCTGCCTGAACATATGGGGGAAACGCCAACTTACAATCCAAATAATGGAAGAAATGGCAAAAGCCGTAACAAAGGACGGAATGGCAGAAAAGGCAGAAGAAAAAGTTGA
- the ffh gene encoding signal recognition particle protein — MFDSLSTRLDRAFKTLKGQGSITEVNVATTVKEIRRALIDADVNFKVAKEVTDSIKEKALGRKVLISVSPGQLLTKIVEEELTELMGGTQSSINTKGDPAIILISGLQGSGKTTFSGKLASYLKKQNREVLLTACDVYRPAAIDQLKVLGEQIGVDVYADKENKNPLEIAQQALAYAKQNNKKVVIVDTAGRLAIDEAMMDEISALKESLNPAETLFVVDSMTGQDAVNTARAFDERINFDGVVLTKLDGDTRGGAALSIKKVVEKPIKFVSNGEKMDAIDIFYPDRMARRILDMGDVTTLVEKAQQAFDEEEAERLNKKIRKNQFDFDDFLSQLQQIKKMGNIKDLLGLLPGMNKALKNIDIDDNSFKPIEAIIRSMTPEERGTPNLINGSRKKRIATGSGTSVQEVNNLLKQFEEMRKMMKKMNKMGNKKGLANINPFA; from the coding sequence ATGTTTGATAGTTTAAGTACGAGATTAGACAGGGCGTTTAAAACCCTGAAAGGACAAGGAAGCATTACCGAAGTAAACGTTGCGACTACTGTAAAAGAAATTCGCCGCGCTCTGATAGATGCGGATGTTAACTTCAAAGTTGCCAAAGAAGTAACAGACTCTATAAAAGAGAAGGCGCTTGGTCGTAAAGTGCTTATTTCTGTTTCTCCAGGCCAGCTCCTGACCAAAATTGTTGAAGAGGAGCTTACCGAGCTTATGGGAGGTACGCAGAGCAGTATCAACACTAAGGGAGATCCAGCTATAATCCTGATTTCTGGTTTGCAGGGTTCAGGTAAAACCACATTTTCCGGAAAGTTAGCCAGCTACCTTAAGAAACAGAACCGTGAAGTACTCCTGACAGCCTGTGATGTTTATCGCCCGGCTGCAATTGACCAGCTCAAAGTATTGGGAGAACAAATAGGTGTTGATGTCTATGCTGATAAGGAAAATAAAAATCCCTTGGAAATAGCTCAGCAAGCCTTAGCCTATGCCAAGCAGAACAATAAAAAAGTAGTAATAGTGGATACTGCGGGTCGTCTGGCCATAGATGAGGCCATGATGGACGAAATATCCGCGCTTAAAGAATCATTAAATCCTGCCGAAACACTTTTCGTTGTAGACTCTATGACAGGGCAGGATGCTGTGAATACAGCAAGAGCATTTGATGAGCGAATAAACTTTGATGGTGTCGTTTTAACTAAATTAGATGGTGATACTCGTGGTGGAGCAGCACTTTCTATTAAAAAGGTAGTTGAAAAGCCTATCAAATTTGTTAGTAATGGTGAGAAAATGGATGCTATTGACATTTTCTACCCAGATCGTATGGCACGCCGTATCTTGGATATGGGTGATGTTACTACGCTGGTAGAAAAGGCTCAACAGGCATTTGATGAAGAAGAAGCAGAGAGGCTAAACAAAAAGATTAGAAAAAATCAGTTTGATTTTGATGACTTTCTTTCTCAGCTACAGCAGATCAAAAAAATGGGTAACATTAAAGACCTTTTAGGGCTGCTCCCTGGCATGAACAAAGCTTTAAAGAATATTGATATTGACGACAACTCTTTTAAGCCTATAGAAGCTATCATTCGCTCTATGACTCCTGAAGAACGAGGAACTCCTAACCTGATTAATGGCAGCAGGAAAAAAAGAATTGCTACAGGAAGCGGCACTTCTGTACAGGAGGTAAACAACTTACTTAAACAGTTTGAGGAGATGAGAAAGATGATGAAGAAAATGAACAAGATGGGCAACAAAAAGGGATTGGCCAATATCAATCCTTTCGCATAA
- a CDS encoding pyruvate dehydrogenase complex E1 component subunit beta, whose amino-acid sequence MREIQFREAVQEAMSEEMRRDKNVFLMGEEVAEYNGAYKASQGMLDEFGPDRVIDTPIAELGFTGIGIGAAMNGLRPIIEFMTFNFSLVAIDQIINGAAKMMSMSGGQLPVPIVFRGPTGNAGQLSSQHSQNFDNWYANTPGLKVVVPSTPKQAKGLLKASVRDNDPVIFMESELMYGDKGDVPEDNEFLLPIGEAEVTREGSDVTIVSFGKMMKVALEAADELAKDNVSAEVIDLRTIRPIDYQTVVDSVKKTNRLVIVEEAWPLGAISSEITYHIQRHAFDYLDAPIRRINNWDVPLPYAPTLIEQILPNAKKTIQACKDVMYI is encoded by the coding sequence ATGAGAGAAATACAATTCAGAGAGGCCGTACAAGAGGCCATGTCAGAAGAAATGCGCAGGGATAAAAATGTATTCCTGATGGGTGAAGAAGTGGCAGAATACAACGGAGCATACAAAGCCAGCCAGGGAATGCTGGATGAGTTTGGTCCCGATCGTGTCATAGATACCCCTATTGCAGAGCTAGGTTTTACCGGTATTGGTATCGGAGCTGCAATGAATGGACTTAGACCTATCATTGAATTTATGACCTTCAACTTCTCTTTGGTAGCTATTGACCAGATCATCAATGGCGCAGCCAAAATGATGTCTATGTCTGGAGGCCAGCTACCAGTGCCTATCGTATTTCGCGGACCGACTGGAAACGCAGGTCAGCTAAGCTCTCAGCACTCTCAAAACTTTGATAACTGGTACGCAAATACTCCCGGCCTAAAGGTAGTAGTGCCTAGTACCCCTAAGCAGGCTAAAGGTCTCCTAAAAGCTTCTGTTCGTGACAATGACCCTGTCATATTTATGGAATCAGAGCTAATGTACGGAGATAAAGGCGACGTTCCTGAAGATAATGAGTTTCTATTACCCATTGGAGAAGCAGAAGTCACTCGTGAAGGTTCTGATGTTACTATCGTCTCTTTTGGCAAGATGATGAAAGTTGCGCTTGAGGCAGCTGATGAACTAGCTAAAGATAACGTATCTGCAGAGGTTATAGATCTTAGAACTATTCGTCCTATAGACTACCAAACAGTAGTAGACTCTGTAAAGAAAACTAACAGACTGGTAATTGTGGAAGAGGCTTGGCCTTTAGGTGCTATTTCTTCAGAAATTACTTACCATATCCAGCGTCACGCTTTTGATTATCTGGATGCCCCGATAAGAAGAATCAACAATTGGGATGTACCACTTCCATACGCACCTACCCTAATAGAGCAAATTCTTCCTAATGCCAAGAAAACCATTCAGGCTTGTAAAGATGTGATGTATATCTAA